One stretch of Streptomyces hygroscopicus DNA includes these proteins:
- a CDS encoding septum formation protein Maf gives MARLRPPAGPSRGRLTLVRMTAQRTLILASASPARLGLLRQAGMAPKVIVSGVDEDALSAATPAELARVLAEAKATAVAGLPEAADSLVIGCDSVLELDGLALGKPADAEEATARWKSMRGRAGVLRTGHCVIDTASGRRASATASTTVRFGEPTDEEIAAYVASGEPLHVAGAFTLDGRSAPFIDGIEGDAGTVIGLSLPLFRRLLAELGVRITALWD, from the coding sequence ATGGCCCGGCTCCGGCCCCCGGCCGGGCCGTCCCGGGGGCGGCTTACCCTGGTGCGCATGACTGCGCAGCGCACTCTCATCCTCGCGTCCGCCTCGCCCGCCCGGCTCGGACTGCTGCGGCAGGCCGGAATGGCGCCGAAGGTGATCGTCAGCGGGGTGGACGAGGACGCGCTGAGCGCGGCGACACCCGCCGAGCTGGCCCGGGTGCTGGCCGAGGCGAAGGCCACCGCCGTGGCCGGGCTTCCGGAGGCGGCCGACTCTCTCGTCATCGGCTGCGACTCGGTGCTGGAGCTCGACGGTCTGGCGCTCGGCAAACCGGCGGACGCCGAGGAGGCCACCGCCCGCTGGAAGTCGATGCGCGGCCGGGCCGGAGTGTTGCGCACCGGGCACTGCGTGATCGACACGGCGAGCGGCCGCCGCGCCTCGGCCACCGCGTCCACCACCGTCCGCTTCGGCGAGCCGACGGACGAGGAGATCGCGGCGTACGTCGCCAGCGGCGAACCGCTGCATGTGGCGGGGGCGTTCACGCTCGACGGCCGTTCGGCGCCGTTCATCGACGGCATCGAGGGCGACGCCGGAACCGTGATCGGGCTCTCCCTGCCGCTGTTCCGCCGTCTGCTGGCCGAGTTGGGCGTGCGGATCACGGCCCTCTGGGACTAG
- a CDS encoding membrane protein, translating to MARRPVAAVAAVTLMFEAVGIALLNWILGLVVDRQQMSLGGLDTDAMSIGTWVGGGLFGLYLLVCGVVLLRTAVRDRAPGRLARILLVTCAVVHGLVGAFAVGLVGWSAFAFLMVVLGLIVLSLLGYEAEPPAEPSAAAAGGGQDAPSPA from the coding sequence GTGGCGCGCAGACCAGTGGCCGCGGTAGCGGCTGTGACGCTCATGTTCGAAGCGGTCGGTATAGCGCTGCTGAACTGGATCCTCGGCCTGGTCGTGGACCGTCAGCAGATGTCCCTGGGCGGCCTCGACACCGACGCGATGTCCATCGGCACCTGGGTCGGGGGCGGCCTCTTCGGCCTCTATCTGCTGGTGTGCGGGGTGGTGCTGCTGCGCACCGCCGTGCGCGACCGCGCGCCCGGCCGCCTCGCCCGCATCCTGCTCGTCACCTGTGCGGTGGTGCACGGGCTGGTGGGCGCGTTCGCGGTCGGCCTGGTGGGCTGGTCGGCGTTCGCGTTCTTGATGGTGGTGCTGGGGCTGATCGTGCTGAGCCTGCTGGGGTACGAGGCGGAGCCGCCCGCCGAGCCCTCCGCGGCGGCCGCGGGCGGCGGCCAGGACGCCCCCAGCCCGGCCTGA
- a CDS encoding biotin carboxyl carrier protein, with protein MRKVLIANRGEIAVRVARACRDAGIASVAVYADPDRDAVHVRAADEAYALGGDTPAASYLDQAKVLAAAAESGADAIHPGYGFLSENAEFAQAVLDAGLTWIGPPPHAIRDLGDKVAARHIAQRAGAPLVAGTPDPVSGADEVVAFAEQHGLPIAIKAAFGGGGRGLKVARTMEEVPELYDSAVREAVAAFGRGECFVERYLDKPRHVETQCLADTHGNVVVVSTRDCSLQRRHQKLVEEAPAPFLTQEQNDQLYAASKAILKEAGYVGAGTVEFLVGNDGTISFLEVNTRLQVEHPVTEEVTGIDLVREMFRIADGEAIGYDDPQMRGHSFEFRINGEDPGRNFLPAPGTVTSFVPPAGPGVRLDAGVESGSVIGPAWDSLLAKLIVTGATRTQALQRAARALAEFQVEGMATAIPFHQAVVVDPAFTSEPFTIHTRWIETEFNNTITPFAPVSPDEDEEPTGRETVVVEVGGKRLEVSLPASLGMATAPAGGSKKPKRKAVKKSGSAASGDALASPMQGTIVKVAVNEGDTVAEGDLIVVLEAMKMEQPLNAHRAGTVKGLAAEVGASITSGAVICEIKD; from the coding sequence GTGCGCAAGGTGCTCATCGCCAACCGTGGCGAGATCGCTGTCCGTGTTGCCCGTGCCTGCCGGGATGCCGGGATCGCGAGCGTAGCCGTCTACGCCGATCCGGACCGGGACGCTGTGCATGTGCGCGCGGCCGATGAAGCCTATGCGCTGGGCGGTGACACCCCGGCGGCCAGCTATCTCGACCAGGCCAAAGTCCTGGCCGCGGCCGCCGAATCCGGCGCCGACGCCATCCACCCCGGCTACGGATTCCTCTCCGAGAACGCCGAATTCGCCCAGGCCGTCCTGGACGCGGGCCTGACCTGGATCGGCCCCCCGCCGCACGCCATCCGCGACCTGGGCGACAAAGTCGCCGCCCGCCACATCGCCCAGCGCGCCGGCGCCCCCCTGGTCGCCGGCACCCCCGACCCGGTCTCCGGCGCGGACGAGGTCGTGGCCTTCGCCGAACAGCACGGCCTGCCCATCGCCATCAAAGCCGCCTTCGGCGGCGGCGGCCGCGGCCTGAAGGTCGCCCGCACCATGGAAGAAGTCCCCGAGCTCTACGACTCCGCCGTCCGCGAGGCCGTCGCGGCCTTCGGCCGCGGAGAGTGCTTCGTCGAGCGCTACCTCGACAAGCCCCGCCATGTGGAGACCCAGTGCCTGGCCGACACCCACGGCAACGTCGTGGTCGTCTCCACCCGTGACTGCTCCCTCCAGCGCCGCCACCAAAAGCTCGTCGAAGAGGCCCCGGCCCCCTTCCTGACCCAGGAACAGAACGACCAGCTCTACGCCGCCTCCAAAGCCATCCTCAAGGAGGCGGGCTACGTGGGGGCGGGGACGGTGGAGTTCCTGGTCGGCAACGACGGCACCATCTCCTTCCTCGAGGTCAACACCCGTCTCCAGGTGGAGCACCCGGTCACCGAGGAGGTCACCGGCATCGACCTGGTCCGCGAGATGTTCCGCATCGCCGACGGCGAGGCCATCGGCTACGACGACCCGCAGATGCGGGGCCACTCCTTCGAGTTCCGCATCAACGGCGAGGACCCGGGCCGCAACTTCCTGCCCGCCCCCGGCACGGTGACCTCCTTCGTCCCGCCCGCCGGGCCCGGTGTCCGGCTGGACGCGGGCGTGGAGTCCGGCAGCGTCATCGGCCCGGCGTGGGACTCGCTGCTGGCCAAGCTGATCGTCACCGGCGCCACCCGCACCCAGGCCCTCCAGCGCGCCGCCCGCGCGCTGGCCGAGTTCCAGGTCGAGGGCATGGCCACCGCGATCCCGTTCCACCAGGCGGTAGTGGTGGACCCGGCGTTCACCAGCGAGCCGTTCACGATCCACACCCGCTGGATCGAGACCGAGTTCAACAACACCATCACCCCCTTCGCCCCCGTCAGCCCCGACGAGGACGAAGAGCCCACCGGCCGCGAGACCGTCGTGGTCGAGGTCGGCGGCAAGCGGCTTGAGGTCTCGCTGCCCGCCTCCCTGGGCATGGCCACCGCCCCGGCGGGCGGCTCGAAGAAGCCGAAGCGCAAGGCGGTCAAGAAGTCCGGCTCAGCCGCCTCCGGCGACGCCCTGGCCTCCCCCATGCAGGGCACCATCGTCAAGGTCGCCGTCAACGAGGGCGACACCGTGGCCGAGGGCGACCTCATCGTCGTCCTGGAGGCCATGAAGATGGAACAGCCCCTCAACGCCCACCGCGCGGGCACCGTCAAGGGCCTGGCCGCCGAGGTCGGCGCGTCCATCACCTCGGGCGCGGTCATCTGCGAGATCAAGGACTGA
- a CDS encoding esterase yields the protein MGLTSRSLEYVMIALAVGCAGLTLWLWPRFAGRGVRAWLGRLAALAVTQCAIVAALALAVNTNFQFYGSWDELLGEDDAAPAALSHVQGGAAEPVGASGGLVRPAPPQGLDTVHGLPSGPPDKAGKVESVRILGRRSQVASPAYVYLPPQYFQRQYARQRFPVIVAISGYPGGSFLLAQHLRLPQTAGGLIRTGAMQPAVIVMVRPTIAPPRDTECVDVPGGPQAETYFSQDLPEALRGHYRIGHDPSAWGVLGYSSGGTCALELTLRHPRVYGAAAALSPDYRVVNDPTTGDLFGPGPQGERGKREHDLLWRLRRLPQPQVSVLVSSSRRGEPNYAATRDFLAAVRPPMSAQSIILDRGSHNFRTWRRELPTALRWMNGQLTFPQDVVHGR from the coding sequence ATGGGACTGACCAGTCGCTCACTCGAGTATGTGATGATCGCCCTCGCCGTAGGGTGCGCGGGGCTGACGCTCTGGCTGTGGCCGCGCTTCGCGGGCCGGGGCGTACGGGCCTGGCTGGGCCGGCTAGCCGCCCTCGCCGTGACCCAGTGCGCGATCGTGGCCGCGCTGGCCCTCGCGGTGAACACCAACTTCCAGTTCTACGGGTCCTGGGACGAACTGCTGGGCGAGGACGACGCGGCACCGGCGGCCCTGTCCCATGTGCAGGGCGGCGCCGCGGAGCCGGTCGGGGCGTCGGGCGGGCTGGTGCGGCCCGCCCCGCCGCAGGGGCTGGACACGGTGCACGGACTGCCGAGCGGGCCCCCCGACAAGGCGGGCAAGGTCGAGTCGGTGCGGATCCTGGGGCGCCGCAGCCAGGTGGCCAGCCCGGCGTATGTGTATCTGCCGCCGCAGTACTTCCAGCGCCAGTACGCCCGGCAGCGCTTCCCGGTGATCGTGGCGATCAGCGGCTATCCGGGCGGATCCTTCCTGCTGGCCCAGCATCTGCGGCTGCCCCAGACCGCGGGCGGGCTGATCCGCACCGGGGCGATGCAGCCGGCGGTCATCGTGATGGTGCGGCCCACCATCGCCCCGCCCCGCGACACCGAATGCGTGGACGTCCCCGGCGGCCCGCAGGCCGAGACCTACTTCTCCCAGGACCTGCCCGAGGCGCTGCGGGGGCACTACCGGATCGGCCATGACCCCAGCGCCTGGGGCGTGCTGGGCTATTCCTCGGGCGGCACCTGCGCCCTTGAGCTGACTTTGCGTCATCCCCGCGTCTACGGCGCGGCCGCGGCCCTGTCGCCCGACTACCGCGTGGTCAATGACCCCACCACCGGCGACCTCTTCGGCCCGGGCCCGCAGGGCGAGCGCGGCAAGCGTGAGCACGATCTGCTGTGGCGGCTGCGCCGGCTGCCCCAGCCGCAGGTGTCGGTGCTGGTGTCCTCCAGCCGCCGGGGCGAGCCCAACTACGCCGCCACGCGCGACTTCCTGGCCGCGGTCCGGCCCCCGATGAGCGCGCAGTCGATCATCCTGGACCGGGGCAGCCACAACTTCCGCACCTGGCGTCGCGAGCTGCCCACGGCCCTGCGCTGGATGAACGGCCAGCTCACCTTCCCCCAGGACGTGGTGCACGGCCGCTGA
- a CDS encoding TetR family transcriptional regulator, whose protein sequence is MAIETATAQMPPRPMRADARRNYERLLAEARTAFTRHGTDASLEDIARRAGVGIGTLYRHFPNRTALMGAVFQGEICALLERSRELAKAPRPCQALIDWLRAIVDHASIYRGLSRALMACSGDETSALSRGCGLPLREAGSELLARAQQSGAVRSDVVIADLMQLTNAIGLAVEQSPDDPELADRLLALAFTGLKAR, encoded by the coding sequence ATGGCGATCGAGACAGCCACGGCGCAGATGCCACCGCGCCCCATGCGCGCCGACGCGCGCCGCAACTACGAACGGCTGCTGGCCGAGGCGCGCACGGCCTTCACCCGGCACGGTACCGATGCCTCGCTGGAGGACATCGCACGCCGCGCGGGCGTCGGCATCGGCACGCTCTACCGCCACTTCCCCAACCGCACCGCGCTGATGGGCGCGGTCTTCCAGGGCGAGATATGCGCCCTGCTGGAGCGGTCGCGGGAGCTGGCCAAGGCGCCGCGGCCATGTCAGGCGCTGATCGACTGGCTGCGCGCCATCGTCGACCACGCCAGCATCTACCGCGGGCTCTCCCGGGCCCTGATGGCGTGCTCGGGAGACGAGACCTCCGCGCTGTCCCGCGGCTGCGGTCTGCCGCTGCGCGAGGCGGGCAGTGAACTGCTCGCCCGCGCCCAGCAGAGTGGTGCCGTACGGTCCGATGTGGTCATCGCCGATCTGATGCAGCTCACCAACGCGATCGGGCTGGCCGTGGAGCAGTCGCCGGACGACCCTGAGTTGGCCGACCGGCTGCTGGCACTGGCCTTCACCGGTCTCAAGGCCCGCTGA
- a CDS encoding DeoR family transcriptional regulator — protein MVRANGAVSLRELARVVQTSEVTVRRDVRALEAEGLLDRRHGGAVLPGGFTRESGFPQKSHLATAEKTAIADLAAGLVDEGEAVVVGAGTTTQELARRLARVPGLTVVTNSLLVAQALAHANRVEVVMTGGTLRGSNYALVGSGAEQSLQGLRVSRAFLSGSGLTAERGLSTSNMLSASVDRALVQAAAEVVVLADHTKLGTDTMFQTVPTDVITRLVTDEPPAHDDRALTELQALADQGVQIAVAGPGAGSGPAGSGEGGGSAGRQSGRLGASQGRGGGEEGLPLPGPRRNHPHPPGGPGSAQLRGAVPLGEQPGRVADLAPRRR, from the coding sequence ATGGTGCGTGCGAACGGAGCGGTGTCGCTCCGGGAGCTCGCCCGCGTCGTCCAGACCTCCGAAGTGACCGTACGGCGTGATGTGCGGGCGCTGGAGGCAGAAGGACTGCTCGACCGCCGGCACGGCGGTGCGGTGCTGCCGGGCGGATTCACCAGGGAGTCCGGCTTCCCGCAGAAATCCCATCTAGCGACCGCGGAGAAGACGGCCATCGCCGATCTCGCGGCCGGTCTCGTCGACGAGGGCGAGGCCGTGGTCGTCGGCGCCGGAACCACCACGCAGGAGCTGGCCCGCCGGCTCGCGCGGGTTCCGGGGCTGACCGTGGTCACCAATTCCCTGCTGGTCGCACAGGCGTTGGCGCATGCCAACCGGGTCGAGGTCGTGATGACCGGTGGCACCCTGCGCGGCTCCAACTACGCCCTGGTCGGCAGCGGCGCCGAGCAGTCCCTGCAGGGGCTGCGGGTCTCTCGCGCCTTCCTGTCCGGCAGCGGGCTGACCGCCGAGCGCGGCCTGTCCACCTCCAACATGCTTTCGGCCAGCGTCGACCGGGCGCTGGTCCAGGCGGCGGCGGAGGTGGTCGTGCTCGCCGACCATACGAAGCTGGGCACCGACACCATGTTCCAGACGGTGCCCACCGATGTGATCACGCGGCTGGTGACCGATGAACCACCCGCCCATGACGACCGTGCCCTGACCGAGCTCCAGGCCCTCGCGGACCAAGGGGTTCAGATCGCCGTGGCCGGGCCGGGCGCGGGGTCCGGCCCGGCCGGGAGCGGTGAGGGCGGTGGTTCGGCGGGGCGGCAGTCGGGGCGGCTGGGCGCGTCCCAGGGCCGTGGCGGCGGCGAGGAGGGCCTGCCGCTGCCGGGGCCGCGCCGTAACCACCCCCATCCGCCGGGCGGCCCCGGCTCCGCGCAGTTGCGCGGCGCGGTGCCGCTGGGGGAACAGCCGGGGCGGGTGGCGGATCTGGCGCCGCGCCGCCGCTAG
- a CDS encoding pyridine nucleotide-disulfide oxidoreductase: MEHVTRIVIIGGGPGGYEAALVAAQLGSEVTVVDCDGLGGASVLTDCVPSKTLIATAEVMTTFDSSYEELGIIVADDTPPLEQAARVVGVDLGKVNRRVKRLALAQSHDITASVTRAGGRVMRGYGRVEPQQSLDGSRRVIVRAVDGTEQTLVADAVLVATGAHPREIPDAKPDGERILNWTQVYDLDELPKELIVVGSGVTGAEFAGAYQALGSKVTLVSSRDRVLPGEDPDAAAVLEDVFRRRGMNVMSRSRAQAAKRVGDRVEVTLSDGRVISGTHCLMAVGSIPNTADMGLEEAGVKLAESGHILTDKVSRTSAPGIYAAGDCTGVLALASVAAMQGRIAMYHFLGDAVAPLNLKTVSANVFTDPEIATVGYSQADVDGGKIDARVVKLPLLRNPRAKMQGIRDGFVKIFCRPGTGIVVGGVVVAPRASELIHPMSLAVDNNLTVEQIAKAFTVYPSLSGSIAEVARQLHTRKTQEES, translated from the coding sequence ATGGAGCATGTGACTCGGATCGTGATCATTGGTGGCGGACCCGGCGGCTATGAGGCGGCGCTGGTCGCCGCGCAGCTCGGCTCGGAGGTGACCGTCGTCGATTGCGACGGTCTGGGCGGCGCGTCGGTGCTCACCGACTGCGTGCCGTCGAAGACGTTGATCGCCACCGCTGAGGTGATGACGACCTTCGATTCCTCCTATGAGGAATTGGGGATCATCGTCGCCGACGACACCCCGCCGCTGGAGCAGGCGGCCCGGGTGGTCGGCGTGGATCTCGGCAAGGTCAACCGCCGGGTGAAGCGGCTCGCGCTCGCCCAGTCGCACGACATCACGGCCTCGGTCACCCGGGCCGGTGGCCGGGTCATGCGCGGGTACGGGCGGGTGGAGCCGCAGCAGTCGCTGGACGGCTCGCGGCGGGTGATCGTGCGGGCGGTGGACGGCACCGAGCAGACGCTGGTGGCGGACGCGGTGCTGGTGGCGACCGGTGCCCACCCGAGGGAGATCCCGGACGCGAAGCCGGACGGCGAGCGGATCCTGAACTGGACGCAGGTGTACGACCTGGACGAGCTCCCCAAGGAGCTGATCGTGGTCGGCTCCGGTGTCACGGGTGCGGAGTTCGCGGGTGCGTATCAGGCGCTGGGGTCGAAGGTCACGCTGGTCTCCAGCCGGGACCGGGTGCTGCCGGGCGAGGACCCGGACGCGGCGGCGGTCCTGGAGGACGTGTTCCGGCGCCGGGGGATGAACGTGATGTCCCGCTCGCGCGCGCAGGCGGCCAAGCGGGTCGGGGACCGGGTGGAGGTCACGCTCTCGGACGGGCGGGTCATCTCCGGCACCCACTGTCTGATGGCGGTCGGCTCGATCCCGAACACGGCGGACATGGGCCTGGAGGAGGCCGGGGTCAAGCTCGCGGAGTCGGGGCACATCCTGACCGACAAGGTGTCCCGGACCAGCGCGCCGGGCATCTACGCGGCCGGTGACTGCACCGGGGTGCTGGCGCTGGCCTCGGTGGCGGCGATGCAGGGCCGGATCGCGATGTACCACTTCCTGGGGGACGCGGTGGCGCCGCTGAACCTGAAGACGGTTTCCGCGAACGTCTTCACCGACCCCGAGATCGCCACGGTCGGCTACTCGCAGGCGGATGTGGACGGCGGGAAGATCGACGCCCGGGTGGTGAAGCTGCCGCTGCTGCGCAATCCGCGGGCGAAGATGCAGGGCATCCGGGACGGCTTCGTCAAGATCTTCTGCCGTCCGGGCACCGGCATCGTGGTCGGTGGTGTGGTGGTCGCGCCGCGGGCGAGCGAGCTGATCCACCCGATGTCGCTGGCGGTCGACAACAACCTGACGGTGGAGCAGATCGCCAAGGCGTTCACGGTCTACCCCTCGCTGTCCGGTTCGATCGCCGAGGTGGCGCGGCAGTTGCACACCCGGAAGACTCAGGAAGAGTCGTAG
- a CDS encoding gamma-glutamyl cyclotransferase, with protein MSLYAAYAGNLDARLMSRRAPHSPLRGTGWLNGWRLTFGGEQMGWEGALATIVEAPRSQVFVALYDIAPMDEDSMDRWEGVGLDIYRRMRIRVHTLDGDEPAWLYVLNGYEGGLPSARYLGEIADAAESAGAPHDYVMELRKRPC; from the coding sequence ATGTCGCTCTACGCCGCGTACGCCGGCAACCTCGACGCGCGGCTGATGTCCCGCCGCGCACCGCACTCCCCGCTGCGCGGAACGGGCTGGCTGAACGGCTGGCGTCTCACCTTCGGCGGAGAGCAGATGGGCTGGGAAGGCGCCCTCGCCACGATCGTGGAGGCCCCGCGCTCCCAGGTCTTCGTCGCCCTGTACGACATCGCGCCCATGGACGAGGACTCCATGGACCGCTGGGAGGGCGTCGGCCTCGACATCTACCGCCGGATGCGGATCCGCGTCCACACCCTGGACGGCGACGAACCCGCCTGGCTCTACGTCCTCAACGGCTACGAGGGCGGCCTGCCCTCGGCCCGCTACCTGGGCGAAATCGCCGACGCGGCGGAATCCGCGGGCGCGCCGCACGACTATGTGATGGAGCTGCGGAAACGCCCCTGCTGA
- a CDS encoding purine nucleoside phosphorylase: MRVNASVSWDDIQGDPHAAADDAATRLRELTGAETHDVALVLGSGWVPATDALGAPEHEFPVTELPGFPPPAVEGHAGRIRSYRINDKRALVFLGRTHYYEGRGVAAVAHGVRTAVAAGCKTIILTNGCGGLREGMRPGQPVLISDHINLTATSPIVGANFVDLTDLYSPRLRALCQQVDPTLEEGVYAQFPGPHYETPAEITMVRTLGADLVGMSTTLEAIAAREAGAEVLGISLVTNLAAGMTGEPLNHEEVLQAGRDSASRMGSLLSQVLDRI, from the coding sequence ATGCGCGTGAACGCATCAGTTTCTTGGGACGACATCCAGGGCGACCCCCACGCCGCCGCCGACGACGCCGCCACCCGCCTGCGCGAGCTGACCGGCGCGGAGACCCACGACGTCGCGCTGGTCCTGGGCTCCGGCTGGGTCCCCGCCACCGACGCCCTCGGGGCGCCCGAGCACGAGTTCCCCGTCACCGAGCTGCCCGGCTTCCCGCCGCCTGCCGTCGAGGGGCATGCGGGCCGGATCCGCTCGTACCGGATCAACGACAAGCGGGCGCTGGTCTTCCTCGGCCGTACGCACTACTACGAGGGTCGCGGTGTCGCCGCCGTCGCACACGGCGTACGCACCGCCGTCGCCGCCGGCTGCAAGACCATCATCCTCACCAACGGCTGCGGCGGCCTCCGCGAGGGCATGCGCCCCGGCCAGCCGGTACTGATCAGCGACCACATCAACCTCACGGCCACCTCCCCGATCGTGGGCGCGAACTTCGTCGACCTCACCGACCTCTACTCCCCGCGGCTGCGCGCCCTGTGCCAGCAGGTGGACCCGACCCTGGAGGAGGGCGTCTACGCCCAGTTCCCCGGGCCGCACTACGAGACCCCGGCGGAGATCACCATGGTCCGCACCCTGGGCGCCGACCTGGTGGGCATGTCCACCACCCTGGAGGCCATCGCGGCGCGCGAGGCGGGCGCGGAGGTCCTGGGCATCTCCCTGGTCACCAACCTCGCGGCCGGTATGACCGGCGAACCCCTCAACCACGAGGAGGTCCTCCAGGCCGGCCGCGACTCCGCCTCCCGCATGGGCAGCCTGCTGTCGCAGGTCCTCGACCGCATCTGA
- a CDS encoding phosphomannomutase: MATEPDLIAQARAWLAEDPDPETRDELSKLLQANTDGAEDAEDAEDAFDEIADRFSGMLQFGTAGLRGELGAGPMRMNRAVVIRAAAGLAAYLRKQHEQGLVVIGYDARYKSADFARDTAAVMIGAGFRAAVLPRPLPTPVLAFAIRHLGAVAGVEVTASHNPPRDNGYKVYLGDGSQIVPPADAEIAAEIAAIRGLDDVPRPDSGWETLNDDVLDAYLARTDAVLTPGSPRNARVVYTPLHGVGSETLIAAFARAGFPAPAVVPEQAEPDPAFPTVAFPNPEEPGAMDLAFATARKVAPDIIIANDPDADRCAVAVPTITNPTAPTDAAGWRMLRGDEVGALLATHLVHKRTRGSFATTIVSSSLLSRIAEGAGLPYAETLTGFKWLARVDGLRYAYEEALGYCVDPAGVRDKDGITAALLVAELTSELKEQGRTVTDLLDDIAVAHGLHATDQLSVRVTDLSLIGTAMKRLREQPPTELAGLAVTSAEDLSRGTETLPPTDGLRYQLAGKETVRSARVIVRPSGTEPKLKCYLEVVVDVQGAVALVPARATADSVLAALKKDLSAAAGI; the protein is encoded by the coding sequence ATGGCCACGGAGCCCGATCTCATCGCACAGGCCCGCGCATGGCTCGCCGAGGATCCCGATCCCGAGACTCGCGACGAGCTCAGCAAGTTGCTCCAGGCCAACACGGACGGCGCGGAGGACGCGGAGGACGCGGAGGACGCGTTCGACGAGATCGCCGATCGGTTCTCCGGCATGCTGCAGTTCGGTACCGCCGGGCTCCGGGGTGAGCTCGGCGCCGGTCCCATGCGGATGAACCGCGCCGTCGTCATCCGCGCCGCCGCCGGACTCGCCGCGTATCTGCGCAAGCAGCATGAGCAAGGGCTCGTCGTCATTGGTTACGACGCGCGCTACAAAAGCGCCGACTTCGCCCGCGACACCGCCGCCGTCATGATCGGCGCAGGCTTCCGCGCGGCCGTGCTTCCGCGGCCCCTCCCCACGCCCGTCCTCGCCTTCGCCATCCGCCACCTCGGCGCCGTCGCCGGTGTCGAGGTGACCGCGAGCCACAACCCACCCCGCGACAACGGCTACAAGGTCTACCTCGGCGACGGCTCCCAGATCGTGCCGCCCGCCGACGCCGAGATCGCCGCCGAGATCGCCGCCATCCGCGGTCTGGACGACGTGCCCCGCCCCGACAGCGGCTGGGAGACGCTGAACGACGACGTCCTCGACGCGTATCTCGCCCGTACGGACGCCGTGCTCACCCCGGGTTCGCCCCGCAACGCCCGCGTCGTCTACACCCCGCTGCACGGCGTCGGCAGCGAGACGCTCATCGCGGCCTTCGCGCGGGCCGGTTTCCCGGCGCCCGCGGTCGTCCCCGAGCAGGCCGAGCCCGACCCGGCGTTCCCCACGGTCGCGTTCCCCAACCCGGAGGAGCCGGGGGCGATGGACCTGGCCTTCGCGACGGCCCGCAAGGTCGCTCCGGACATCATCATCGCCAACGACCCGGACGCCGACCGCTGCGCCGTCGCCGTGCCCACGATCACGAATCCCACGGCCCCCACGGACGCCGCCGGCTGGCGGATGCTGCGCGGGGACGAGGTCGGCGCCCTGCTCGCGACCCACCTCGTCCACAAGCGCACCCGTGGCTCCTTCGCGACCACGATCGTCTCCTCGTCGCTGCTGTCCCGGATCGCGGAGGGCGCCGGGCTCCCGTACGCCGAGACGCTGACCGGTTTCAAGTGGCTGGCCCGGGTGGACGGGCTGCGCTACGCGTACGAGGAGGCGCTCGGCTACTGCGTGGACCCGGCGGGCGTACGCGACAAGGACGGCATCACGGCCGCGCTGTTGGTCGCCGAGCTGACGTCCGAGCTGAAGGAGCAGGGCCGCACCGTCACCGACCTGCTGGACGACATCGCGGTCGCCCACGGCCTGCACGCCACCGACCAGCTGTCCGTCCGCGTCACGGACCTCTCTCTGATCGGCACCGCGATGAAGCGGCTGCGCGAACAGCCGCCCACCGAGCTCGCGGGGCTCGCCGTGACCTCGGCGGAGGATCTGTCGCGGGGTACGGAGACGCTGCCCCCGACGGACGGCCTGCGCTACCAGCTCGCCGGGAAGGAGACCGTCCGATCCGCCCGTGTGATCGTCCGGCCCAGCGGCACCGAGCCGAAGCTGAAGTGCTACCTGGAGGTGGTCGTCGACGTGCAAGGGGCGGTCGCCCTGGTCCCGGCCCGCGCCACGGCGGACAGCGTGCTGGCCGCGCTCAAGAAGGATCTTTCGGCGGCAGCGGGAATCTGA
- a CDS encoding membrane protein, which produces MTSPDDDSAPAASSSVPSSVPSSVPSSVPETFSDRVYRSPSGIGGGVLLLALSGWLGIDAMIRGEGRTPWLALAGLLFAVPVVIAFTVRPAVYAGQDRLLVRNPFRTVTLPWASVEGLRAGYTSEVLAGGARYQLWAIPVSLRQRKRAARQQARAASEDPFSRTSAHVSANKAGEDRRAPSDAAIGDLREMAELNAQRDGAQGAPEVRWAFEVIAPTLAGAVLLVIMLAIG; this is translated from the coding sequence ATGACGAGCCCGGACGACGACTCCGCCCCCGCCGCATCCTCCTCGGTGCCTTCCTCGGTGCCTTCCTCGGTGCCTTCCTCGGTGCCCGAGACCTTCTCGGACCGCGTCTACCGCTCCCCGAGCGGCATCGGAGGCGGGGTGCTGCTGCTCGCGCTCAGCGGCTGGCTGGGCATCGACGCGATGATCCGGGGCGAGGGACGGACGCCGTGGCTGGCGCTGGCCGGGCTGCTGTTCGCGGTGCCGGTGGTGATCGCCTTCACGGTGCGCCCGGCGGTGTACGCGGGGCAGGACCGGCTGCTCGTCCGCAACCCGTTCCGTACGGTCACACTGCCCTGGGCCTCGGTCGAGGGGCTGCGCGCCGGATACACCAGCGAGGTGCTGGCGGGCGGGGCGAGGTACCAGCTCTGGGCGATCCCGGTCTCGCTGCGGCAGCGCAAGCGGGCCGCGAGGCAGCAGGCCAGGGCGGCCTCCGAGGACCCCTTCAGCCGTACGTCGGCCCATGTGTCGGCGAACAAGGCCGGGGAGGACCGGCGGGCCCCCTCCGACGCGGCGATCGGCGACCTGCGCGAAATGGCCGAACTCAACGCCCAACGCGATGGCGCCCAGGGGGCGCCCGAGGTCCGGTGGGCCTTCGAGGTCATCGCGCCGACGCTGGCGGGTGCGGTGCTGCTGGTCATCATGCTGGCGATCGGCTGA